A stretch of Pseudomonas sp. LRP2-20 DNA encodes these proteins:
- the argA gene encoding amino-acid N-acetyltransferase: protein MPEYVNWLRHASPYINAHRDCTFVVMLPGDGVEHPNFGNIVHDLVLLHSLGVRLVLVHGSRPQIESRLADRGLTPHYHRGMRITDAATLDCVIDAVGALRLAIEARLSMDIAASPMQGSRLRVASGNLVTARPIGVLEGVDYHHTGEVRRVDRKGISRLLDERSIVLLSPLGYSPTGEIFNLACEDVATRAAIELGADKLLLFGAEPGLLDESGKLVRELRPQQIAPHLARLGSDYQAELLDAAAEACKGGVARSHIVSYAEDGALLTELFTREGGGTLVSQEQFEVVREATIEDVGGLLELISPLEEQGILVRRSREVLEREIEQFSVVEREGMIIACAALYPIADSQAGELACLAVNPEYRHGGRGDELLERIEGRARQMGLNTLFVLTTRTAHWFRERGFAPSGVERLPAARASLYNYQRNSKIFEKSL from the coding sequence ATGCCCGAATACGTCAACTGGCTACGTCATGCCTCCCCGTACATCAATGCCCATCGCGACTGCACCTTCGTGGTCATGCTCCCTGGCGATGGGGTTGAACACCCGAATTTCGGCAATATCGTCCACGACCTGGTCTTGCTGCACAGCCTGGGTGTGCGCCTGGTGCTGGTCCACGGCTCGCGCCCACAGATCGAAAGCCGCCTGGCTGATCGCGGCCTGACGCCGCACTACCACCGGGGCATGCGCATCACCGATGCCGCCACCCTGGACTGCGTGATCGACGCCGTGGGCGCCCTGCGCCTGGCCATCGAAGCGCGCCTGTCGATGGACATCGCCGCCTCGCCGATGCAGGGTTCGCGCCTGCGTGTGGCCTCCGGCAACCTGGTCACCGCACGGCCGATCGGCGTGCTGGAAGGGGTGGACTACCACCACACCGGCGAAGTGCGCCGGGTCGACCGCAAGGGCATCAGCCGCCTGCTCGACGAGCGCTCCATCGTGCTGCTGTCGCCGCTGGGCTACTCGCCCACCGGTGAAATCTTCAACCTGGCCTGCGAAGACGTCGCCACCCGCGCGGCCATCGAACTGGGTGCCGACAAGCTGCTGCTGTTCGGTGCCGAGCCTGGCCTGCTGGATGAAAGCGGCAAGCTGGTGCGTGAACTGCGCCCGCAACAGATCGCCCCGCACCTGGCGCGGCTGGGTAGCGATTATCAGGCTGAGCTGCTCGATGCCGCTGCCGAGGCCTGCAAAGGCGGTGTAGCGCGTAGCCATATCGTCAGTTATGCCGAAGACGGTGCGCTGCTGACCGAACTGTTCACCCGCGAAGGTGGCGGTACGCTGGTGTCCCAGGAGCAGTTTGAGGTAGTGCGCGAGGCGACCATCGAGGATGTCGGTGGCTTGCTTGAGCTGATCAGCCCGCTGGAAGAGCAGGGCATTCTGGTGCGTCGTTCGCGCGAGGTGCTGGAGCGGGAGATCGAGCAGTTCAGCGTGGTCGAGCGTGAAGGGATGATCATTGCCTGTGCGGCGCTGTACCCGATTGCCGATTCGCAGGCGGGTGAACTGGCGTGTCTGGCGGTGAACCCCGAGTACCGCCATGGCGGTCGCGGGGATGAGCTGCTGGAGCGGATCGAAGGGCGGGCGCGGCAGATGGGGTTGAATACCTTGTTCGTGCTTACCACGCGCACGGCGCACTGGTTCCGCGAACGCGGGTTTGCGCCCAGCGGCGTCGAGCGGCTGCCAGCGGCGCGGGCTTCGCTGTACAACTACCAGCGCAATTCGAAGATTTTCGAGAAGTCCCTGTAA
- a CDS encoding glutamine synthetase family protein, with protein MSVPPRAVQLNEANAFLKEHPEVLYVDLLIADMNGVVRGKRIERTSLHKVYEKGINLPASLFALDINGSTVESTGLGLDIGDADRICYPIPDTLCNEPWQKRPTAQLLMTMHELEGEPFFADPREVLRQVVSKFTEMGLTICAAFELEFYLIDQENVNGRPQPPRSPISGKRPQSTQVYLIDDLDEYADCLQDILEGAKEQGIPADAIVKESAPAQFEVNLHHVADPLKACDYAVLLKRLIKNIAYDHEMDTTFMAKPYPGQAGNGLHVHISVLDKDGNNIFTSEDPEQNAALRHAVGGVLETLPASMAFLCPNVNSYRRFGAQFYVPNAPSWGLDNRTVALRVPTGSADAVRIEHRVAGADANPYLMMAAVLAGVHHGLTNKIEPGTPIEGNSYEQLEQSLPNNLRDALRELDDSEILNKYIDPKYIDIFVACKESELEEFEHSISDLEYNWYLHTV; from the coding sequence ATGTCGGTACCCCCGCGTGCCGTTCAGCTTAACGAAGCGAACGCGTTCCTTAAGGAACATCCTGAGGTTCTCTACGTTGACCTTCTGATTGCAGATATGAATGGTGTGGTGCGTGGCAAGCGCATTGAGCGCACCAGCCTCCACAAGGTTTACGAGAAAGGCATCAACCTGCCGGCCTCCCTCTTCGCCCTGGACATCAACGGATCCACCGTCGAAAGCACTGGGCTGGGCCTGGATATCGGCGATGCTGACCGCATCTGCTATCCAATCCCCGACACACTCTGTAATGAACCATGGCAAAAGCGCCCGACCGCGCAGTTGCTGATGACCATGCACGAACTGGAAGGCGAGCCGTTCTTCGCCGACCCACGTGAAGTGCTGCGTCAGGTGGTGAGCAAGTTCACCGAAATGGGCCTGACCATCTGCGCCGCGTTCGAGCTGGAGTTCTACCTGATCGACCAGGAGAACGTGAACGGCCGTCCACAGCCACCACGCTCACCCATCTCGGGCAAACGCCCACAGTCGACCCAGGTGTACCTGATCGACGACCTCGACGAATATGCCGACTGCCTGCAGGACATCCTCGAAGGCGCGAAAGAGCAAGGCATCCCGGCTGACGCCATCGTCAAGGAAAGCGCCCCGGCGCAGTTCGAAGTCAACCTGCACCACGTTGCCGACCCGCTCAAGGCCTGTGACTACGCGGTACTGCTCAAGCGGTTGATCAAGAACATCGCCTACGACCATGAAATGGACACCACCTTCATGGCCAAGCCCTACCCGGGCCAGGCTGGCAACGGCCTGCATGTACACATCTCCGTGCTGGACAAAGATGGCAACAACATCTTCACCAGCGAGGATCCCGAGCAGAACGCCGCGCTACGTCACGCTGTCGGCGGTGTGCTCGAGACCCTGCCTGCGTCCATGGCGTTCCTCTGCCCGAACGTCAACTCGTACCGCCGCTTTGGCGCGCAGTTCTACGTACCGAATGCGCCGAGCTGGGGCCTGGACAACCGTACCGTGGCCCTGCGCGTGCCGACCGGTTCTGCAGATGCCGTGCGCATCGAGCACCGCGTGGCTGGCGCCGACGCCAACCCGTACCTGATGATGGCTGCCGTGCTGGCGGGCGTGCACCACGGCCTGACCAACAAGATCGAGCCAGGCACACCCATTGAAGGCAACTCGTACGAGCAGCTGGAGCAGAGCCTGCCGAACAACCTGCGCGATGCCCTGCGCGAGCTGGACGACAGCGAGATCCTGAACAAGTACATCGATCCGAAGTACATCGACATCTTCGTCGCGTGCAAGGAGAGCGAGCTGGAGGAGTTCGAGCACTCGATCTCCGACCTCGAGTACAACTGGTACCTGCATACCGTGTAA
- a CDS encoding glutamine synthetase family protein, with protein sequence MSNNLDQLTDWLKEHKITEVECLISDLTGITRGKISPTNKFIAEKGMRLPESVLLQTVTGDYVDDDIYYDLLDPADIDMICRPDQDAVFLVPWAIEPTAQVIHDTYDKKGNPVELSPRNVLKKVLKLYADKGWQPIVAPEMEFYLTKRSEDPDFPLQPPVGRSGRPETGRQSFSIEAANEFDPLFEDVYDWCELQRLDLDTLIHEDGTAQMEINFRHGDALHLADQILVFKRTMREAALKHNVAATFMAKPMTGEPGSAMHLHQSVVDVATGKNIFSNEDGSMSELFLHHIGGLQKFIPEALPLFAPNVNSFRRFLPDTSAPVNVEWGEENRTVGLRVPDAGPQNRRVENRLPGADANPYLAIAASLLCGYIGMVEGIEASAPVQGRGYERRNLRLPLTIEDALERMEISRALVQYLGKKFITGYVATKRAEHENFKRVISSWEREFLLFAV encoded by the coding sequence ATGAGTAACAACCTCGACCAGCTCACCGATTGGTTGAAAGAGCACAAGATCACCGAAGTCGAATGCCTGATCAGCGACCTGACCGGCATCACCCGCGGCAAGATCTCGCCGACCAACAAATTCATCGCCGAAAAAGGCATGCGCCTGCCCGAAAGCGTGCTGCTGCAGACTGTGACTGGCGACTATGTCGACGATGACATCTATTACGACCTGCTCGACCCGGCCGATATCGACATGATCTGCCGCCCCGACCAGGACGCTGTGTTCCTGGTGCCTTGGGCCATCGAGCCGACCGCCCAGGTGATCCACGACACCTACGACAAGAAGGGTAACCCGGTCGAGCTGTCGCCGCGCAACGTGCTGAAGAAAGTCCTCAAGCTCTACGCCGACAAGGGTTGGCAGCCGATCGTCGCGCCGGAGATGGAGTTCTACCTGACCAAGCGCAGCGAAGACCCGGACTTCCCGCTGCAGCCGCCGGTCGGTCGCTCTGGCCGCCCGGAAACCGGCCGCCAGTCGTTCTCGATCGAGGCCGCGAACGAATTCGACCCGCTGTTCGAAGACGTCTATGACTGGTGCGAACTGCAGCGCCTGGACCTCGACACGCTGATCCACGAAGACGGCACGGCGCAGATGGAAATCAACTTCCGTCACGGCGACGCCTTGCACCTGGCCGACCAGATTCTGGTGTTCAAGCGCACCATGCGCGAGGCTGCGCTCAAGCACAACGTGGCCGCCACCTTCATGGCCAAGCCGATGACCGGCGAGCCGGGCAGCGCCATGCACCTGCACCAGAGCGTGGTCGACGTGGCCACCGGCAAGAACATCTTCAGCAACGAAGACGGCAGCATGAGCGAGCTGTTCCTGCACCACATCGGTGGCCTGCAGAAGTTCATCCCCGAAGCGCTGCCGCTGTTCGCCCCCAACGTCAACTCGTTCCGTCGTTTCCTGCCCGACACCTCGGCGCCGGTGAACGTCGAGTGGGGCGAGGAAAACCGCACCGTCGGCCTGCGCGTACCGGATGCCGGCCCGCAGAACCGCCGTGTCGAGAACCGCCTGCCCGGTGCCGATGCCAACCCATACCTGGCCATCGCCGCCAGCCTGTTGTGTGGCTATATCGGCATGGTCGAGGGCATCGAAGCCAGCGCGCCGGTCCAGGGCCGTGGCTATGAACGCCGCAACCTGCGCCTGCCGCTGACCATCGAGGACGCCCTCGAACGCATGGAAATCAGCCGTGCACTGGTGCAGTACCTGGGCAAGAAGTTCATCACTGGCTACGTCGCCACCAAGCGCGCCGAGCACGAGAACTTCAAGCGCGTCATCAGCTCCTGGGAACGTGAATTCCTGCTGTTCGCTGTCTGA